The Cydia splendana chromosome Z, ilCydSple1.2, whole genome shotgun sequence genome window below encodes:
- the LOC134805244 gene encoding uncharacterized protein LOC134805244 produces MHIHSLIKNDKQILDVEQRNSNNLSTLNNQHGITEIGDVAKFPAENTNTRCQNHTQLLGITLDNAKVNLLLETDAKKSKNQKEYKKHHRRNTFDDNRIKALNVLHVHNKCVYPRTKDENSNEDKSVEVQNNSNDVLNPDEPCVCCPITKADNTNDLEVNAFQLLEEHLKSKLDELRCSASKSSYIPNVDEKSILGDTIVKVKKLILESATKVTCKCGRNNQPSSGSWNRAYSLLHEYLKTKIEDVKCICSSVEYRRDENLVTRVLSQISCLIENDLQRLKNICKYNDKTLDTISKRESHITHELQCSINDLNNHNNMIISNAIEKNNMRMSQVVESKFVSYAKGVSLSHNKSAQVFLHHSVETKSCDALKIYSKYSGVQTLDVMKTELVIDNYITSESDDVKPITNQQDNDSSTKKAEKKSNLHPDMQNNGLTKEPFKKRDITVLPIVMSPAIVILH; encoded by the exons ATGCACATACATTCGTTGATTAAAAACGATAAACAAATTTTGGATGTTGAACAAAGAAACAGCAATAATTTAAGTACATTAAACAATCAACATGGCATTACAGAAATTGGCGATGTTGCAAAGTTTCCTGCCGAAAATACAAACACTCGCTGCCAAAATCACACTCAGTTGTTAGGCATTACACTTGACAATGCAAAAGTAAATCTATTATTGGAGACGGACGCAAAAAAATCTAAGAACCAAAAAGAGTATAAAAAACATCATCGAAGAAATACGTTTGATGATAATCGAATTAAAGCATTGAATGTGTTACATGTTCACAATAAATGTGTCTATCCGCGGACCAAGGATGAAAATTCGAATGAAGACAAGTCTGTAGAAGTTCAAAATAATAGCAATGACGTCTTAAATCCTGATGAACCTTGTGTATGTTGTCCGATAACCAAGGCAGACAATACAAATGATTTGGAAGTAAATGCTTTTCAATTGTTGGAAGAAcatttaaaaagtaaattagATGAATTGAGGTGTTCAGCCAGTAAATCATCTTACATACCAAACGTGGACGAAAAAAGTATTTTGGGTGATACTATAGTCAAGGTTAAAAAACTTATTCTGGAAAGTGCGACTAAAGTTACCTGTAAATGTGGTAGAAATAACCAACCCAGCAGTGGAAGCTGGAACAGGGCATATAGTTTATTACATGAATATttgaaaactaaaatagaagatgtAAAATGTATCTGTAGTTCGGTCGAATATAGAAGAGATGAAAATTTGGTGACGCGTGTTTTAAGTCAAATAAGTTGCTTAATTGAAAATGATTTACAGCGACTTAAAAATATATGCAAATACAATGATAAGACATTAGACACCATCAGTAAACGGGAATCACATATAACGCATGAACTTCAATGTAGTATTAATGATTTAaacaatcacaataatatgataatatcgAATGCTATTGAAAAAAATAACATGCGAATGTCTCAAGTGGTGGAATCCAAATTTGTTAGTTATGCTAAAGGTGTTTCGTTGTCGCACAATAAATCAGCACAAGTTTTTCTTCATCATTCAGTTGAAACCAAGTCATGCGAtgctttaaaaatatatagtaagTACTCTGGAGTACAAACATTAGACGTAATGAAAACTGAGCTTGTTATAGATAATTATATTACTAGTGAAAGTGATGATGTTAAACCAATCACCAACCAACAAGACAACGATAGTTCTACCAAGAAAGCCGAGAAAAAGTCAAATCTCCACCCTGATATGCAAAACAACGGGCTTACTAAAGAACCTTTTAAAAAGAGAGACATCACAGTATTGCCTATAGTAATGTCACCAG CAATAGTGATACTGCACTAA